In Bacillota bacterium, one DNA window encodes the following:
- a CDS encoding HK97 gp10 family phage protein — translation MAKVEFKLPDEFEMRLSRLNEKTDEIIQKVLETGGEVVLAKVKSNLSSVIGKDTKRESRSTGELERSLGLSPAMQKRDGTGWDIKIGFKEPRSDGDSNAKIANILEYGRHGQPAKPFLKPAKTSSKNAAIEAMKMRFESEVNDI, via the coding sequence ATGGCTAAGGTTGAATTCAAACTACCTGATGAATTTGAAATGCGTCTCTCTCGCCTTAACGAAAAGACTGACGAGATAATACAAAAAGTGCTTGAAACGGGCGGCGAAGTGGTGCTTGCCAAAGTTAAAAGCAATCTTTCCTCCGTGATTGGCAAAGACACAAAAAGAGAAAGCCGCTCGACGGGAGAACTTGAAAGATCCCTGGGCCTTTCCCCTGCCATGCAAAAGCGGGACGGTACGGGCTGGGATATCAAGATTGGCTTTAAAGAGCCGAGAAGCGACGGGGATTCCAATGCCAAGATTGCAAATATATTAGAATACGGCAGACATGGGCAACCGGCAAAGCCGTTTTTAAAACCAGCTAAGACTTCAAGTAAAAACGCCGCCATTGAAGCCATGAAAATGAGATTCGAATCGGAGGTCAATGATATATGA
- a CDS encoding virulence protein, with amino-acid sequence MEQNTFEVRFNVTGDERKRLVRAMGDILQAAPKYLGAPSFAYEIDYFTVDKNGTVVFNNRSDSLEIEKLIEKLHELGFEAEKNGGDSNDGDKLVIEMPLAGFTPEKLENLAKLVTAKGSLLKAALDAEDLPIQQTENTIRFPWFKGSLDSNSVHAYTTLITKLCETAKEKLRVNAKEREVDNPKYAMRCWLLSLGFIGDEYKVSRKILLKNLSGSSAFKSPKGDAGDEQ; translated from the coding sequence ATGGAACAAAACACATTTGAAGTCCGGTTTAATGTTACCGGCGATGAGCGTAAGCGTCTCGTCCGGGCAATGGGCGACATTTTGCAAGCTGCACCAAAATACTTGGGTGCTCCGAGCTTCGCTTACGAGATTGATTATTTCACTGTTGATAAAAATGGCACCGTTGTTTTTAATAACCGCAGTGATAGTTTGGAAATCGAAAAGCTCATAGAGAAGCTGCATGAATTGGGCTTTGAAGCAGAAAAGAACGGCGGTGACTCTAATGATGGCGACAAGCTTGTTATTGAGATGCCGCTGGCGGGGTTCACTCCTGAAAAGCTTGAGAACCTTGCTAAACTGGTCACCGCAAAGGGATCGCTTCTCAAGGCAGCATTAGATGCTGAAGATTTGCCTATTCAGCAGACAGAAAACACTATACGCTTCCCATGGTTCAAAGGAAGCTTAGACAGCAATTCGGTTCACGCCTATACTACACTAATAACGAAACTCTGTGAAACGGCAAAAGAAAAGCTGCGAGTCAATGCCAAAGAACGTGAGGTTGATAATCCAAAGTACGCCATGCGCTGCTGGCTCCTCTCCCTCGGCTTTATTGGTGACGAATACAAGGTTAGCAGAAAAATCCTGCTGAAAAACCTCTCCGGCAGCAGCGCATTCAAATCTCCGAAAGGTGATGCAGGCGATGAACAATAG
- a CDS encoding Clp protease ClpP: MKLPQQAELSKPTQGNTTSAASRKFWRWAKDEETGMRTLYIDGVIAEESWFDDDITPKAFKAELNAGDGDIVIWLNSPGGDCIAASQIYAMLIDYKGKVTVKIDGIAASAASVVAMAGTEVLMAPTALMMVHNPLTVAIGDSEEMQKAIAMLDEVKESIINAYEIKTGQSRAKLSHLMDAETWLNANKAIELGFADGTLEDEKKRVQPDGVTYAFSRRAVTNSLLNKVKPKIPKQNKGTPIESLEKRLSLISH; encoded by the coding sequence ATGAAACTACCACAGCAAGCAGAACTGTCTAAACCTACACAAGGCAATACAACTTCGGCTGCTTCACGCAAATTTTGGAGATGGGCAAAAGATGAGGAAACCGGAATGCGCACTCTTTATATTGACGGCGTAATAGCAGAAGAATCATGGTTTGACGATGATATCACGCCGAAAGCTTTTAAAGCTGAATTAAATGCCGGAGATGGCGATATCGTAATATGGCTTAATTCGCCCGGCGGAGACTGTATCGCGGCAAGCCAGATTTACGCAATGCTCATAGATTACAAAGGCAAAGTAACGGTCAAGATCGACGGCATTGCGGCCTCGGCGGCAAGCGTCGTCGCTATGGCGGGAACAGAAGTGTTAATGGCCCCCACTGCACTTATGATGGTGCACAATCCACTGACGGTTGCTATAGGTGACAGTGAGGAAATGCAAAAAGCAATCGCCATGCTTGACGAGGTCAAAGAAAGCATCATCAATGCTTATGAAATCAAGACGGGGCAATCCCGCGCGAAACTATCTCACCTCATGGATGCGGAAACATGGTTAAACGCCAACAAAGCAATTGAATTAGGGTTTGCCGATGGAACTTTGGAGGATGAGAAAAAGAGAGTACAACCGGACGGTGTAACTTATGCTTTCAGCCGCAGAGCGGTAACGAACTCGCTGCTAAATAAGGTCAAGCCCAAGATACCTAAACAGAACAAAGGTACACCCATTGAGTCGCTTGAAAAGCGGCTTTCTTTAATTTCACACTAA
- a CDS encoding terminase large subunit: MRKLKKYTPTRFMAKDSVYCKEAADYAVAFIQALRHTSGIWDGRPFELIDWQEQIIRDVFGILKPNGYRQFNTAYIEIPKKNGKSELAAAVALLLTCGDGEQRAKVYSCASDKNQAKIVFDVAMAMVRKSPALSKRVKITESTKTLIYLPTESTYQVLSADVANKHGFNTHGVIFDELHAQPNRKLFDVMTKGSGDARMQPLYFLITTAGDNSSSICYEVHQKAMDILSGRKTDKTFYPVIFGAAETDDWTDPKVWKKANPSLGITIGLDKVKTACESAMQNPAEENSFRQLRLNQWVKQAVRWMPMDKWDTCAFAVDSEALKGRVCYGGLDLSSSTDITAFVLVFPPLDEDDKYTVMPFFWIPEDNVDLRVRRDHVNYDLWQKQGFLKTTEGNVVHYGFIETFIEELGIKYNIREIAFDRWGAVQMVQNLEGLGFTVVPFGQGFKDMSPPTKELMKLTLEQKIAHGGHPVLRWMMDNIFIRTDPAGNIKPDKEKSTEKIDGAVATIMALDRAIRCGNDNSESIYDKRGMLIF, from the coding sequence ATACGAAAGCTCAAGAAATACACTCCAACCCGTTTTATGGCTAAGGATTCCGTTTACTGTAAGGAAGCCGCCGATTATGCTGTCGCTTTCATTCAGGCCTTGCGCCATACCAGCGGCATATGGGACGGTCGGCCTTTTGAGCTTATAGATTGGCAGGAACAGATCATTCGAGATGTATTTGGTATTCTGAAGCCAAACGGCTACCGTCAGTTTAATACAGCATATATAGAAATACCAAAAAAGAATGGAAAGTCAGAGCTTGCTGCAGCAGTTGCACTTTTATTGACGTGTGGCGATGGCGAACAGCGCGCAAAGGTGTATAGCTGTGCTTCGGATAAAAACCAAGCAAAGATTGTGTTTGATGTCGCTATGGCGATGGTGCGAAAATCACCGGCATTGTCTAAGCGTGTCAAGATCACTGAATCGACAAAGACCCTTATATATTTGCCTACGGAAAGTACTTATCAGGTGCTCTCGGCTGACGTGGCAAATAAGCATGGCTTCAATACACATGGCGTTATATTCGACGAGCTGCATGCGCAGCCTAATAGAAAGCTCTTTGATGTAATGACCAAGGGCAGCGGAGATGCCCGTATGCAGCCACTGTATTTTTTAATAACCACTGCTGGTGACAATTCGAGCTCTATTTGTTATGAAGTGCATCAAAAAGCAATGGATATTCTATCAGGGCGAAAGACAGATAAAACATTTTATCCTGTCATCTTTGGAGCCGCAGAAACGGACGACTGGACGGATCCAAAGGTATGGAAGAAAGCAAATCCTTCCCTTGGTATCACAATAGGATTGGACAAGGTGAAGACAGCTTGTGAAAGTGCAATGCAAAACCCTGCCGAGGAGAATAGTTTCAGGCAGCTAAGGCTTAATCAATGGGTAAAGCAGGCTGTACGCTGGATGCCCATGGATAAGTGGGATACCTGCGCTTTTGCGGTTGACTCAGAAGCTTTAAAAGGGCGGGTCTGTTATGGCGGCCTTGACCTCTCCTCTTCCACCGATATAACGGCATTTGTGCTCGTCTTTCCACCATTGGATGAGGATGATAAATACACTGTTATGCCCTTCTTTTGGATACCGGAAGATAATGTTGACCTCCGCGTCCGAAGGGATCATGTAAATTATGATTTGTGGCAGAAACAAGGTTTCCTTAAAACCACTGAAGGCAATGTGGTGCATTATGGCTTTATAGAAACTTTTATTGAGGAGCTTGGAATTAAGTATAACATTCGGGAAATTGCCTTTGACCGTTGGGGAGCCGTCCAAATGGTGCAAAACCTCGAGGGCCTGGGCTTTACTGTGGTCCCTTTTGGCCAGGGCTTTAAAGATATGTCCCCGCCAACTAAAGAACTGATGAAATTGACCCTTGAGCAAAAAATCGCTCACGGAGGACATCCGGTACTACGCTGGATGATGGATAATATCTTTATCCGCACGGACCCTGCCGGAAACATCAAGCCTGATAAAGAGAAATCGACGGAGAAGATTGACGGTGCGGTCGCAACTATCATGGCTCTTGACCGGGCTATAAGGTGCGGGAACGACAACAGCGAAAGTATTTATGACAAACGGGGTATGCTAATTTTTTAG
- a CDS encoding phage gp6-like head-tail connector protein — translation MSTNDLLPKVKANLILTHGEDDNLLSQYIGAAVSYAESYQHIAQGYYKENIMPPTTEQAVIMLSSHFYESRDGSTAGFYSDNVQAGQQVWSTVNLLLRLDRDWKV, via the coding sequence ATGTCAACTAACGATCTTCTTCCAAAAGTAAAGGCAAACCTCATTCTCACCCATGGCGAGGACGACAACCTGCTTTCGCAATATATAGGGGCTGCCGTCTCCTATGCGGAAAGCTACCAGCATATCGCTCAGGGATATTACAAAGAAAACATAATGCCGCCTACCACTGAACAGGCTGTAATCATGCTGTCGAGCCATTTCTATGAAAGCCGGGATGGCTCGACGGCAGGTTTTTACTCTGATAACGTACAGGCGGGTCAGCAGGTCTGGAGCACTGTGAATTTGCTGCTCCGGCTTGACCGGGACTGGAAGGTGTAA
- a CDS encoding phage major capsid protein: MNKILELREKRAKAWEAAKAFLDSKRGTDGIVSADDTATYEKMEADVVALGKEIDRLERQEALDREMSKPLNAPLTGKPSLPGSDMKTGRASDEYKRAFWNAMRNKNMHYDLQNALQVGTDSEGGFLVPDEFERTLVQALEEENIFRSLAKIIQTSSGDRKIPVVTTHGSASWLDEEELYPESDEAFGQTSIGAYKLGTFIKVSDELLNDSVFDLQNYISTEFARRIGSKEEEAFFIGDGSGKPTGIFAATGGAQIGVTAASSTAITIDEVMDLFYSLKSPYRKKAVFVMNDSTVKAIRKLKDGQGQYLWQPSLTAGTPDTILNRPVYTSSFVPTIAAGAKSMAFGDFGYYWIADRQGRSFKRLNELFATTGQVGFMATQRVDGKLILPEAIKVLQQKA, from the coding sequence ATGAATAAAATTCTTGAACTGCGTGAAAAACGTGCGAAGGCATGGGAGGCGGCAAAGGCCTTTCTTGACAGTAAACGCGGCACGGACGGAATTGTTTCCGCCGATGACACCGCCACCTATGAGAAAATGGAGGCTGATGTCGTAGCACTCGGAAAAGAAATAGACAGACTTGAAAGACAGGAGGCCCTGGACCGCGAAATGTCAAAGCCTCTTAACGCCCCTCTTACAGGGAAGCCTTCACTTCCCGGCTCAGATATGAAAACAGGAAGGGCTTCAGATGAATATAAAAGAGCCTTTTGGAATGCGATGCGCAATAAAAATATGCATTATGATCTGCAAAACGCTCTTCAAGTCGGCACTGACAGTGAAGGCGGTTTTCTCGTACCCGATGAGTTTGAGCGTACCCTCGTACAGGCCCTTGAGGAGGAGAACATTTTCAGGAGCCTTGCTAAAATCATCCAAACGTCAAGCGGGGACCGCAAAATACCCGTAGTTACAACCCATGGTTCGGCTTCATGGCTCGATGAAGAGGAACTTTACCCCGAAAGCGATGAAGCATTCGGCCAGACCTCCATCGGGGCGTATAAACTCGGCACCTTCATAAAGGTTTCCGATGAGCTTTTAAACGATTCGGTATTCGACCTTCAAAACTATATAAGCACCGAGTTTGCCAGAAGAATAGGTTCTAAGGAAGAAGAGGCTTTCTTTATTGGCGACGGTTCGGGTAAACCCACAGGGATATTTGCCGCAACCGGCGGTGCGCAGATCGGGGTCACAGCTGCCAGTTCAACTGCCATTACAATAGACGAAGTCATGGATCTTTTCTATTCGCTTAAATCTCCTTACCGCAAAAAAGCGGTATTTGTTATGAACGATTCCACAGTAAAGGCAATCAGGAAGTTAAAAGACGGACAGGGCCAATATTTGTGGCAGCCCTCGCTGACAGCAGGCACGCCCGATACTATCCTGAACCGCCCCGTTTATACTTCCTCTTTCGTTCCGACAATAGCGGCAGGCGCAAAATCCATGGCCTTCGGGGATTTCGGGTACTACTGGATTGCGGACAGGCAAGGCAGATCTTTTAAAAGATTAAACGAGCTCTTTGCCACCACCGGTCAGGTTGGATTTATGGCGACTCAGCGGGTTGACGGAAAATTAATTCTACCGGAGGCTATAAAGGTTCTCCAGCAAAAAGCGTAA
- a CDS encoding phage portal protein, whose translation MGFLHGIFKARDKPKDAIGGGRYSFLFGATSAGKAVNEYTAMQMTAVYSCVRILSETLAGLPLHVYRYNDSGGKEKYLNHPLYKLIHDEPNPEMTSFAFRETLMSHLLLWGNAYAQIIRNARGEVIALYPLMPNKMTVDRDSKGRLFYLYSRSSEDVPTLGSDSQIYLAPSDVLHIPGLGFDGLIGYSPIAMAKNAVGLAIATEEYGAKFFANGAAPGGVLEHPGTIKDPQKVKESWNAAYQGSQNSHRVAVLEEGMKYQPIGISPEQAQFLETRKFQINEIARIFRVPPHMLADLEKSSFSNIEQQSLEFVKYTLDPWVVRWEQSMCRSLLSESEKPIVFIKFNVDGLLRGDYASRMNGYATARQNGWMSANDIRELENLNRIPAELGGDLYLVNGAMTKLQDAGAFSKQTGSTANKARKEEISDETTTASRTV comes from the coding sequence ATGGGATTTTTGCATGGAATCTTCAAGGCTCGTGATAAGCCTAAGGATGCTATTGGCGGCGGCCGCTACAGTTTCCTATTTGGAGCAACATCTGCAGGAAAAGCAGTAAACGAATACACAGCTATGCAAATGACAGCAGTATATTCATGCGTGAGAATACTGTCTGAAACATTAGCCGGACTACCGCTTCATGTATACAGATATAACGATTCGGGCGGAAAAGAAAAATACCTTAATCATCCGCTCTATAAATTAATCCATGATGAGCCGAACCCAGAGATGACTTCCTTCGCGTTTCGTGAAACGCTGATGAGTCATCTTTTATTATGGGGAAATGCATACGCACAGATAATTAGAAATGCGCGGGGTGAAGTGATAGCTCTCTATCCCCTCATGCCAAATAAAATGACGGTTGACCGGGATAGTAAAGGGCGGCTTTTTTATCTTTATTCCAGATCAAGCGAGGATGTGCCTACCCTTGGCAGTGACAGCCAGATATACCTTGCGCCTTCCGATGTTTTGCATATCCCGGGCCTTGGTTTTGACGGGCTTATTGGCTATTCCCCTATTGCTATGGCTAAAAACGCAGTGGGGCTTGCCATTGCCACCGAAGAATACGGAGCTAAATTTTTCGCAAACGGCGCCGCTCCAGGGGGCGTTCTCGAGCATCCCGGAACTATCAAGGACCCGCAAAAGGTAAAAGAAAGCTGGAACGCTGCATACCAAGGGTCGCAAAACTCCCATCGCGTGGCAGTTTTAGAGGAAGGAATGAAGTACCAGCCCATCGGCATATCTCCGGAACAGGCTCAATTTCTTGAAACAAGGAAGTTTCAGATTAATGAGATAGCCCGTATTTTTAGGGTGCCTCCCCATATGCTGGCAGACCTCGAGAAATCAAGCTTCAGCAACATCGAGCAGCAGAGTCTTGAGTTTGTGAAATATACGCTTGACCCATGGGTGGTCCGGTGGGAACAGTCCATGTGCCGTTCTTTGCTTTCGGAGAGCGAGAAACCTATAGTCTTTATTAAATTTAATGTAGACGGCCTTCTTCGAGGTGATTATGCAAGCCGCATGAACGGATATGCAACCGCAAGACAAAACGGCTGGATGAGTGCAAATGATATTAGGGAACTTGAGAACCTTAACAGGATTCCGGCTGAACTCGGCGGCGACCTTTATCTCGTGAACGGGGCGATGACAAAACTACAGGATGCCGGGGCGTTTTCAAAACAAACTGGCTCTACGGCTAACAAAGCAAGAAAGGAGGAAATTTCAGATGAAACTACCACAGCAAGCAGAACTGTCTAA
- a CDS encoding DUF4314 domain-containing protein, protein MNNRFPSREIIERIRAQYPVGCRVELVKMDDLQAPPIGTKGTVTGVDDIGSIMVLWDNGSSLHVVYGEDSCRKILL, encoded by the coding sequence ATGAACAATAGATTTCCTTCAAGAGAAATCATCGAACGTATTCGCGCTCAATATCCCGTCGGATGTCGCGTAGAGCTGGTAAAAATGGATGACTTGCAGGCTCCTCCTATTGGCACAAAAGGCACTGTCACGGGTGTGGACGACATTGGAAGCATAATGGTTTTGTGGGATAACGGCAGCTCGCTTCATGTCGTATATGGCGAGGATAGTTGCAGAAAAATTTTACTATAG
- a CDS encoding DNA modification methylase → MDIQKLPIEKLNPAAYNPRKDLKPGDAEYEKLRRSIEEFGYVEPIIWNKRTGNIVGGHQRYKVLVALGYTNADCVVLDIDEQKEKALNVALNKISGEFDIPLLTDLLKDIGASGFDVSLTGFDATEMDALFRDSIVGGIKEDDFDEPLPQTSISKQGDIWLLGRHRLICGDATKAETYKNLLDGQQANLVITDPPYNVNYKGTAGKLKNDNMESTKFHDFLLSAYRYMYDALVDGGGIYVFHADRETVNFRTAFTEAGFFCHQTCIWIKNTPVLGRCDYQYNHEPILVGWKPTAGHNWYADRKQRTTWNFDRPTKSKHHPTMKPVALCAYPIINSSLPNNIVLDPFGGSGSTLIACQQTRRICYTIELDERYADVIVKRYIEQKSSDTDVYLMRDTQKTAYRDIEKPVK, encoded by the coding sequence ATGGATATACAGAAATTACCAATAGAAAAATTAAACCCTGCGGCATACAATCCGCGCAAAGACCTCAAACCCGGCGATGCTGAATATGAAAAGCTGCGCCGCTCCATCGAGGAATTCGGTTACGTTGAGCCTATTATCTGGAATAAGCGCACGGGAAATATTGTTGGTGGCCATCAAAGATACAAAGTACTGGTGGCACTTGGGTATACGAATGCAGATTGCGTGGTGCTGGACATCGATGAGCAAAAGGAAAAGGCCTTAAATGTGGCGCTTAACAAGATATCCGGTGAGTTCGATATCCCGCTTTTGACCGACCTTTTGAAAGACATCGGTGCAAGCGGATTTGATGTATCTCTTACGGGCTTCGACGCTACAGAGATGGATGCGTTGTTCAGGGATAGTATAGTCGGAGGAATCAAAGAGGATGATTTTGACGAACCATTACCCCAAACGTCCATTTCTAAGCAGGGAGACATCTGGCTGCTTGGACGGCATCGCCTAATCTGCGGCGATGCTACAAAAGCGGAAACATATAAAAATCTGCTGGACGGCCAGCAAGCAAATCTCGTGATTACAGATCCCCCATACAACGTGAATTATAAAGGCACTGCGGGAAAACTTAAGAATGACAATATGGAAAGCACTAAATTTCATGACTTCCTGCTTTCAGCTTATCGGTATATGTATGATGCACTCGTAGACGGTGGCGGCATTTATGTTTTCCACGCCGATCGTGAGACCGTCAATTTCAGAACAGCATTTACCGAAGCAGGTTTCTTTTGTCACCAGACCTGTATATGGATAAAGAATACACCTGTCTTGGGGCGCTGTGATTATCAATACAACCATGAACCTATTCTCGTTGGCTGGAAGCCAACAGCCGGTCATAACTGGTATGCCGACCGTAAACAGCGTACGACATGGAATTTTGACAGGCCGACTAAGAGCAAACATCATCCTACCATGAAACCGGTAGCTTTATGCGCATATCCGATTATAAACAGCTCACTGCCAAATAATATCGTGCTTGACCCCTTTGGCGGCAGCGGCAGTACTCTCATTGCCTGTCAGCAGACAAGGCGCATTTGCTATACGATTGAATTGGATGAGCGTTATGCCGACGTTATTGTAAAACGGTACATAGAGCAAAAAAGCTCGGATACCGACGTTTACCTAATGCGTGATACACAAAAAACTGCATATAGAGATATCGAAAAACCTGTGAAATAA
- a CDS encoding head-tail adaptor protein has translation MSFGKMNTFIDIVATSPIKDPEGFAGTGEVVLASTRAYKEDKHGSERWANMAVFSEASALFRFRKIPGVDVSAAHIITCSAGRYRVISSEDVRGRGMYVECVCEKFEGSVK, from the coding sequence ATGAGTTTTGGAAAAATGAATACCTTTATAGATATTGTGGCCACGTCTCCCATTAAGGACCCGGAAGGCTTTGCCGGGACTGGCGAAGTTGTTCTTGCTTCCACCAGGGCCTACAAGGAAGATAAGCACGGTTCCGAGCGTTGGGCAAATATGGCCGTATTTTCCGAAGCATCGGCATTATTTCGTTTTCGCAAAATACCCGGAGTTGACGTTAGCGCGGCGCATATCATAACCTGCTCCGCCGGCAGGTACCGCGTTATTTCATCCGAGGATGTGCGCGGCCGCGGTATGTATGTGGAATGTGTCTGCGAAAAGTTTGAAGGGAGCGTAAAATAA
- a CDS encoding phage tail protein, producing the protein MATIGLDKLYYAPITEEPLTGAETYGTPMMLAKAISAELSVELAEATLYADDGAAEVVKEFKSGKLTLGVDSIGRSVAAALTGSKVDENGVLISASEDGGAPVAIGFRAKKANGRYRYFWLYRVKFGVPSTNLATKGDSITFSTPTIEGTVLRRNKAADGNDNLHPWKAEVDEDDTDISENVISGWYTSVYEPTFSQD; encoded by the coding sequence ATGGCTACAATCGGACTTGACAAACTTTACTACGCCCCTATAACCGAAGAGCCTTTGACAGGTGCTGAGACCTACGGGACCCCTATGATGCTTGCAAAAGCCATAAGCGCAGAGCTTTCGGTTGAATTGGCGGAGGCCACTCTATACGCCGACGATGGTGCGGCGGAAGTTGTAAAAGAATTTAAAAGCGGAAAGCTGACCCTCGGAGTGGACAGCATAGGAAGAAGTGTGGCGGCGGCGCTGACGGGTTCTAAGGTTGATGAAAACGGCGTGTTGATCTCCGCTTCGGAGGATGGCGGAGCACCTGTCGCCATAGGATTTAGGGCTAAGAAAGCAAACGGCCGCTACCGTTACTTTTGGCTCTACAGGGTAAAATTCGGTGTTCCAAGCACTAATCTTGCTACAAAGGGCGACAGCATCACTTTTTCTACCCCGACCATTGAAGGAACGGTGCTAAGGAGAAATAAAGCGGCGGACGGAAATGATAACCTGCATCCCTGGAAAGCCGAAGTAGACGAAGACGACACCGATATCAGTGAAAATGTGATAAGCGGTTGGTATACGAGCGTATATGAGCCGACATTCTCACAGGATTAA